TAAAGGACGAGACAAAGCTTTCAGACATGGTGTTTGGCGCCGAGAAATCCGGCGCCTTCATGATAGGAGGCGGGATATCAAAGCACCACACGCTCTGGTGGAACCAGTATCGCGGAGGCCTCGACTATGCCGTTTACATCACGACGGCGCCAGAGTGGGACGGGAGCCTGTCGGGCGCGCTCGTGGCAGAGGCAATATCGTGGGGCAAGGTCACGACAAAGGCAAGGCAGACTACCATCCACGGAGAAGCCTCGACGCTGCTGCCGTTCATCTACGCAGCGCTTGCGGCGGCAGCACGCCGCTAGCCTTCCGCACCGTAAAACGCGCTCGACCTGATGACAAGACCGTCGCCTGAAAACTGGAACTTTTCCACCACGAGCGTTTTTTGGCCGTTCAGTAAAGAGACGTACTCGAAAAAGCACTCCTTGTTGTCATCATTTATCGCAAAGGCTAATGGAGTGAAATGCAGCTCTTGGTGCTTTTGCAGCGCAAGCGACCAGTATCGTTCTAACTCTTTTTTGCCCTTTACCCTGCCCTCGCTTTTCTCCGGCATCACCACCCTGATCTTGGGGCTTGTGAACTCGATGTCGTCGGAATACATGGCGAGGATTGCCGCAAGGTCGCGGCTGTTCCACGCCCTGACCCACCTGTCAATGTGCTCACGCGCAAACTCCTCTGAAATTCCCAACATCCAAAATTTACTGCAAGAGCCGTATTAAACATGCCGGAAACGATTATTATTACGGCTCGCAAACCAGCAAGCACCGCTTGGAACTGGAAGAAGAAGACACGCTGCGGCACTTGCTTGCCGCCGGCAGACAGGCCGCAAGACTGCTGAAGGACAACTTTGGCGACTCGACAACCTACAACGTTTCAGTAAAACACGATCGCTCGCTCGTGACCAGGGTGGACGGCGAGTCGCAGGAGCTCATAATGTCGTACCTGGAAAAGCAGTTTCCTGGCATCCCCTTTGTCGC
The sequence above is drawn from the Nitrososphaera viennensis EN76 genome and encodes:
- a CDS encoding nuclear transport factor 2 family protein gives rise to the protein MLGISEEFAREHIDRWVRAWNSRDLAAILAMYSDDIEFTSPKIRVVMPEKSEGRVKGKKELERYWSLALQKHQELHFTPLAFAINDDNKECFFEYVSLLNGQKTLVVEKFQFSGDGLVIRSSAFYGAEG